In a single window of the Raphanus sativus cultivar WK10039 chromosome 9, ASM80110v3, whole genome shotgun sequence genome:
- the LOC108824245 gene encoding uncharacterized protein LOC108824245 — MLRWRSLLSLKSSFSSSSAATKTILAPFHSTSVLSEKSRKHFGSDRASKGGAGGTTSESSSKNSSIRFTCTVKEKGRRTSAKKTVDKLLFHSGLNDPIQNEWNIGPNPLIRDRHMKKKSPPGRGKKPRDKKTKRWHREGNTDDDFGADATTNKFENKWREAWTNQSQKASSYSRDSASSGFQWREGWSWTTQSQRRSKTWNNNGSCDDEPLMVGSQSDRKALGLPLAGPLKLEDVKNAYRLSAKKWHPDTNQGPSQAAAQEKFKLCVDAYNSLCYALS, encoded by the exons ATGCTAAGATGGAGAAGTCTCCTCTCGCTGAAAAGCTCATTTTCATCATCTTCGGCGGCCACGAAAACCATCCTCGCTCCATTTCATTCGACCAGTGTTCTGTCTGAGAAATCGAGGAAGCACTTTGGTTCC GATAGAGCTTCCAAGGGTGGTGCTGGTGGTACAACTTCTGAATCTTCTTCAAAA AACTCGTCCATAAGGTTCACCTGTACCGTTAAGGAGAAGGGTCGTCGCACTAGTGCTAAAAAGACTGTAGACAAGCTTCTCTTCCACAGTGGACTTAACGATCCGATTCAG AATGAGTGGAACATTGGTCCAAATCCGCTTATCCGAGATAGGCATATGAAGAAAAAATCTCCACCTGGCAGGGGAAAGAAGCCTCGTGATAAGAAAACAAAAC GGTGGCACAGAGAAGGAAACACCGACGATGACTTCGGCGCTGATGCTACTACTAACAAATTTGAGAACAAATGGAGAGAAGCCTGGACAAACCAATCTCAGAAGGCCTCCTCGTATTCGAGGGACTCGGCATCATCGGGGTTTCAATGGAGAGAAGGATGGAGCTGGACTACTCAGTCTCAAAGGAGGAGCAAAACCTGGAACAATAATGGGTCTTGCGATGATGAGCCTTTGATGGTTGGGTCTCAGTCTGATAGGAAAGCTCTTGGTCTACCTCTAGCTGGTCCCCTCAAACTAGAAGATGTTAAGAACGC CTACCGTTTATCAGCTAAGAAATGGCATCCTGATACAAACCAGGGGCCTTCTCAG GCAGCGGCTCAAGAGAAGTTTAAACTCTGCGTTGATGCATACAACTCTCTCTGTTATGCACTCTCTTGA
- the LOC130499730 gene encoding uncharacterized protein LOC130499730 has product MKSHDCHVFMQRLLPFAFAELLPTNVHEALAGIGAFFRDLSTRTLKVEVVEQLQENIPILLCNLEKIFPPGFFDVMEHLAVHLPYEALLRGPVHYGWMYQYERAMKYLKGKAKNLAKVEGSIIAGSLTEETSHFTSYYFASKVRTRKRASRIYDDGGVAPTYAVAGVPDIFSQIGRLGGKSKEVWWSSEEDAHSAHTYILLNCEDPLIRYFESLFVSQVEETFPGISTTDVDKRKDQHFIKWLKSQVDFDDDADYPKWLHEVIQSPHVKVTTSQMYFTRGYTFHTYEYGRQRATSNYGICVKGETDFYGILTEIIEVEFPWILKLKCVLFKCEWFDPVVNRGVRFNKFGVVDVNGGRRYNKFEPFILASQADQVSYLPYPRMRESGINWLSVIKVTPRGRIISGEEPPLQEEQINEVEEPEQQIDDILLIDPHNHEYEDLTDDGTDEAVEDEFNENDDVSSDDENVSD; this is encoded by the exons atgaagagtcatgactgtcatgtctttatgcaacgactacttccctttgcttttgcggagctacttcctacaaacgtacatgaagcacttgcag gcattggagcatttttcagggatctgagcacccgcacccttaaagtagaagtcgtggaacagcttcaagagaacattcccatcttattgtgcaacttggagaagatatttcctcctggtttttttgacgtaatggagcatctagctgtccaccttccatatgaggcattgcttcgtggacctgtacattacggatggatgtatcagtatgagcgagccatgaaatatttgaagggaaaagcaaagaaccttgcaaaggttgaaggttctataattgctggaagtttgacggaagaaacttctcacttcacatcgtactactttgcgtcaaaagtacgtacTCGGAAAAGAGCTTCAAGGatatatgatgatggtggtgtcgcgccaacatacgcagttgctggtgttccagacatctttagccagattgggcgactgggtggaaaatcaaaagaggtttggtggtcgagtgaagaagacgctcatagtgcacacacctatattctacttaattgtgaggatccattgattcgttattttgaaag cctatttgtttcacaagtcgaagaaacattccctggtatatccacaactgacgtagacaaaaggaaagatcaacactttataaagtggttgaagagtcag gttgattttgacgacgatgcagattatcctaagtggttacatgaagtaattcaatctccacatgtaaaggtcaccacttcacagatgtatttcacacgaggctatacttttcacacatatgagtatggtagacagcgggcgaccagtaactatggaatatgtgtgaaaggggaaaccgatttctacggtatcttgacagagattatcgaagtggaatttccatggatattgaagctgaaatgcgtcctcttcaaatgtgagtggttcgaccccgtcgtcaacagaggtgttcggtttaacaaattcggtgtagttgatgtcaatggtggacgaag gtacaacaaattcgagcctttcatcttagcttcacaagcagatcaagttagctaccttccataccctcggatgagagaatcgggaataaattggttatccgtgatcaaagttacacctcgaggacgaatcataagtggagaagaaccaccattgcaagaagaacaaataaatgaagtcgaggaacctgaacaacaaattgatgacattcttctcattgatccgcataatcatgagtatgaagatcttaccgacgatggcacagacgaagctgttgaagacgagtttaatgaaaatgatgatgtttctagtgatgacgaaaatgtatccgattga
- the LOC108825924 gene encoding proline-rich receptor-like protein kinase PERK4 has product MASSPESAPPPSNSSSSPSPPSPSPPPPTQGGSSPPPPTQGGSSPPPPDSTTPPAPQAPSPPDSSNNSPPPPASQGGGGNAGGNESPPSRGSPPSRGGDNGGGRSSPSEDNGGSRSNNPPSGGGGTTSGGGSGTSSGGGGGGNNMNTAIIIGVLAGAGLLMIVLIIVCLRRRKKRDDSFDAESMKGNQYQYYGNNNNNNASQNYPNWHLNSQGQNQQPSAGWGGGGPSPPPPPRMPTSGDNSSLYSGPSRPVLPPPPPTLALGFNKSTFTYQELAAATGGFADSNLLGQGGFGYVHKGVLPNGKEVAVKSLKSGSGQGEREFQAEVDIISRVHHRYLVSLVGYCIADEKRMLVYEFVPNNTLEYHLHGKNLPVMDFSTRMRIALGSAKGLAYLHEDCHPRIIHRDIKSANILLDFNFDAMVADFGLAKLTSDNYTHVSTRVMGTFGYLAPEYASSGKLTEKSDVFSYGVMLLELITGKRPVDSSSTMDDTLVDWARPIMVRALEDGNFNELADVRLEGNYSPQEMKRMVTCAAASIRHSGRKRPKMSQIVRALEGEVSLDVLYEGVKPGHSNIYGTSGTSSEYSQTSYNADMKKFRQMALSTQDFQSSEGEGSSGNDSKEIKSPNAPK; this is encoded by the exons ATGGCTTCTTCCCCTGAATCTGCTCCTCCACCGTCAAATTCAAGCTCTTCTCCGTCTCCACCGTctccatctcctcctcctcctactcaAGGAGGctcatctcctcctcctcctactcaAGGAGGCTCATCACCTCCTCCTCCTGATTCCACCACACCACCAGCTCCACAAGCTCCCTCTCCCCCCGATTCCAGCAATAACTCTCCTCCTCCACCGGCATCACAGGGTGGTGGAGGAAATGCCGGCGGCAATGAGTCTCCACCATCACGGGGCTCACCTCCTTCTAGGGGTGGAGATAATGGTGGTGGTAGATCTTCACCATCAGAAGACAATGGTGGCTCTCGTTCGAATAATCCTCCCTCTGGTGGAGGTGGCACCACTAGCGGTGGAGGTAGCGGCACTAGcagtggaggaggaggaggaggaaataATATGAATACGGCGATCATTATAGGTGTATTAGCTGGAGCTGGACTGTTGATGATCGTGCTTATTATTGTGTGTCTTAGACGCagaaagaagagagatgatTCTTTCGATGCTGAATCCATGAAAG GAAACCAATATCAATACTATGgaaacaataacaacaacaatgcTTCACAGAATTATCCAAATTGGCACCTAAATTCACAAGGCCAAAACCAGCAACCTTCTGCTGGTTGGGGAGGAGGCGGACCATCACCGCCTCCTCCTCCACGGATGCCTACGAGTGGAGATAATTCTTCCTTGTACTCAGGACCGTCACGCCCGGTTTTACCTCCTCCTCCACCTACTTTAGCCCTCGGATTCAACAAAAGCACTTTTACTTACCAAGAGCTTGCGGCTGCAACAGGAGGATTTGCGGATTCAAACCTTTTGGGACAGGGAGGATTCGGGTACGTCCATAAAGGTGTGTTGCCTAATGGGAAAGAAGTTGCGGTTAAGAGTTTGAAATCGGGTAGCGGACAAGGAGAAAGAGAATTTCAAGCTGAAGTTGATATCATTAGCCGTGTGCATCATCGGTATCTTGTTTCTTTGGTTGGATATTGCATTGCTGATGAAAAGAGAATGTTGGTTTATGAATTTGTTCCTAACAATACTTTGGAATATCATCTTCATG GGAAGAACCTTCCGGTAATGGATTTCTCCACAAGGATGCGTATCGCCTTAGGTTCTGCGAAAGGACTTGCTTACCTTCATGAAGACT GCCACCCACGGATCATTCACCGTGACATCAAGTCTGCAAACATTCTCTTGGACTTCAACTTTGATGCAATG gTGGCTGATTTCGGATTGGCTAAGTTAACATCTGATAACTACACTCATGTATCTACTCGTGTGATGGGAACTTTCGG ATATCTAGCTCCAGAATATGCATCGAGCGGTAAATTAACTGAGAAGTCCGATGTTTTCTCGTACGGTGTCATGTTGTTGGAACTAATCACTGGGAAACGACCGGTTGATAGTAGCAGTACCATGGACGACACATTAGTAGATTGG GCTCGTCCTATCATGGTTCGCGCACTAGAAGATGGAAACTTTAATGAACTTGCAGATGTAAGGCTTGAAGGAAACTACAGCCCGCAAGAAATGAAACGAATGGTGACTTGTGCCGCTGCTAGCATTCGCCATTCTGGACGTAAACGCCCAAAGATGAGCCAG ATTGTAAGAGCATTAGAAGGAGAAGTGTCACTAGATGTTTTATATGAAGGTGTGAAGCCGGGACATAGCAACATTTATGGGACATCAGGAACAAGCTCAGAATATAGCCAAACCTCTTACAATGCAGACATGAAGAAATTTAGACAGATGGCTTTGTCGACCCAAGATTTCCAAAGCAGTGAAGGTGAAGGATCATCTGGCAATGATTCCAAAGAGATTAAAAGTCCTAATGCTCCTAAATGA